A genomic region of Marinihelvus fidelis contains the following coding sequences:
- a CDS encoding arylsulfatase, which produces MAIPSIPRRWRTGLRAITALALTAALAPATALAQDKPNILVIWGDDVGVWNISNNSRGMMGYETPNIDRIADEGMGFSDYYGEQSCTAGRSSFIMGQSVFRTGLSKVGLPGAEEGMQEEDPTIAVILKDLGYATGQFGKNHLGDKDEHLPTNHGFDEFYGNLYHLNAEEEPENEDYPKDPEFRKRFGPRGVLHSYADGRIEDTGPLTRKRMETVDDETVARALDFIDRQHEADQPWFVWWSGTRMHARTHVSDEKTAWCKDKYPHADEYSCGMVEHDAHIGRFLDKLDELDIADNTIVFYSTDNGVHMNTWPDAGMTPFRGEKNTNWEGGWRVPAYVRWPGKIEAGSYTNEIVHHMDWFPTLAAIAGKDDIKEDLLDGYRSSALGRNYKIHLDGYNILPLLTGETETSPRKEIFYFSDDGDIMAIRYNDWKAVFLEQRAEGTLRIWAEPFTELRLPLIFNLRRDPFERAQITSNTYYDWMFSRAYMLVPAQAIVADFLETFQEYPPRQKAASFSLDKVMEKLSTPHGPQ; this is translated from the coding sequence ATGGCTATACCCAGCATTCCGCGCCGATGGCGTACAGGCCTGCGCGCAATTACCGCGTTGGCGCTCACGGCTGCTCTTGCGCCGGCGACGGCCCTGGCCCAGGACAAACCCAACATCCTGGTGATCTGGGGCGACGATGTCGGCGTCTGGAACATTTCCAACAACTCCCGCGGCATGATGGGCTATGAGACCCCCAACATCGACCGCATCGCCGACGAAGGGATGGGTTTTTCCGACTATTACGGCGAACAGTCCTGCACCGCCGGGCGCTCGTCCTTCATCATGGGCCAGAGCGTGTTCCGCACCGGTCTCAGCAAGGTTGGTTTGCCGGGGGCGGAAGAAGGCATGCAGGAAGAGGATCCGACCATCGCGGTCATTCTCAAGGACCTGGGTTACGCCACAGGCCAGTTCGGCAAGAATCACCTGGGCGACAAGGATGAGCACCTGCCCACAAACCATGGCTTCGACGAGTTTTATGGCAACCTCTACCACCTGAACGCGGAAGAAGAGCCGGAAAACGAGGACTACCCCAAGGATCCGGAGTTCCGTAAGCGCTTCGGCCCGCGCGGTGTGCTGCACTCGTACGCCGACGGCCGGATCGAGGACACCGGCCCGCTGACCAGGAAGCGCATGGAAACGGTGGATGACGAAACCGTGGCCCGCGCCCTGGACTTCATCGATCGCCAGCACGAAGCGGACCAGCCCTGGTTCGTCTGGTGGAGCGGCACCCGCATGCACGCCCGCACCCATGTCAGCGACGAGAAAACGGCCTGGTGCAAGGACAAGTACCCGCACGCCGACGAGTACAGCTGCGGCATGGTCGAGCACGACGCCCATATCGGCCGGTTCCTGGACAAGCTGGATGAGCTGGATATCGCCGACAACACCATCGTGTTCTACTCGACCGACAACGGCGTTCACATGAACACCTGGCCGGATGCAGGCATGACGCCGTTCCGCGGTGAGAAGAACACCAACTGGGAAGGCGGCTGGCGCGTCCCGGCCTACGTTCGCTGGCCCGGCAAGATCGAAGCCGGTTCGTACACCAACGAAATCGTCCACCACATGGACTGGTTCCCGACCCTGGCCGCCATCGCCGGCAAGGACGACATCAAGGAAGACCTGCTGGACGGCTATCGCTCCAGCGCGCTCGGTCGCAACTATAAAATTCACCTGGATGGCTACAATATCCTGCCGTTGCTGACCGGTGAGACCGAAACCTCACCCCGCAAGGAGATTTTCTACTTCTCCGATGATGGCGACATCATGGCGATCCGCTACAACGACTGGAAGGCCGTGTTCCTGGAACAGCGCGCCGAAGGCACCCTGCGCATCTGGGCCGAACCGTTCACCGAGTTACGCCTGCCGTTGATCTTCAACCTGCGCCGCGACCCATTCGAGCGCGCCCAGATCACGTCCAACACGTACTACGACTGGATGTTCTCTCGTGCCTACATGCTGGTGCCGGCCCAGGCCATCGTGGCCGACTTCCTGGAGACCTTCCAGGAATACCCGCCGCGCCAGAAAGCCGCCAGCTTCTCGTTGGACAAGGTGATGGAAAAGCTTTCCACGCCGCACGGCCCGCAGTAA
- a CDS encoding arylsulfatase, whose protein sequence is MTRLKLWQLPAAAVLLIASMAVSAQDKPNILVIWGDDVGVMNISAYHRGMMGGSTPNIDSIAEQGALFTDSYAQQSCTAGRASFILGQHPFRTGLLTIGMPGAKQGILPKDPTIAELLEPHGYMSGQFGKNHLGDRDEHLPTNHGFDEFFGNLYHLNAEEEPESEFYPKDPEFKKKFGPRGVLHSYADGRIEDTGPLNSKRMETVDDEFLAASLDFIERAHEAGKPFFVWHNSTRMHVWTHLPPEYKGTTGYGLYADGMKQLDDDVGELLAKLDELGIADNTIVVFSTDNGAEKFTWPDGGTTPFRGEKGTTWEGGFRVPQMVRWPGTVEPGTVINDIFSHEDWMPTLLAAAGEPDVKEKLLKGHRAAGKTFKAHLDGYDQTALLSGEGEGARKEIFYFDAAGNLNALRYNDWKLHWTYMEGAINTAFRKTPSWPLIINLRMDPYEVSPDSALYVRHFYADQMWTFVPAQALVSEFLATFEEFPPTTGGSLSIDKVLQSLQSTPNQ, encoded by the coding sequence ATGACAAGGCTAAAGTTATGGCAGCTTCCGGCTGCCGCCGTTTTACTGATCGCGTCCATGGCGGTCTCCGCCCAGGACAAACCCAACATCCTGGTGATCTGGGGTGATGACGTTGGTGTAATGAACATCAGCGCTTACCACCGCGGCATGATGGGCGGCAGCACGCCGAACATCGACAGTATCGCCGAGCAGGGCGCGTTGTTCACCGACTCCTACGCCCAGCAGAGCTGCACCGCTGGCCGTGCCTCGTTCATCCTGGGCCAGCACCCGTTTCGTACCGGGCTGTTGACCATCGGTATGCCGGGTGCGAAGCAGGGCATCCTGCCGAAAGACCCAACCATCGCAGAATTGCTGGAACCGCACGGCTACATGTCCGGACAGTTCGGCAAGAACCACCTGGGTGATCGGGATGAGCACCTGCCGACCAACCACGGTTTCGACGAGTTCTTCGGCAACCTCTATCACCTCAACGCGGAAGAGGAGCCCGAGAGCGAGTTCTACCCGAAAGATCCGGAGTTCAAGAAGAAGTTCGGCCCGCGCGGCGTGCTGCATAGCTACGCCGATGGCCGCATCGAGGACACCGGGCCGCTGAACAGCAAGCGCATGGAAACTGTCGACGACGAATTCCTGGCCGCCAGCCTGGACTTCATCGAACGTGCTCACGAGGCCGGCAAGCCATTCTTCGTCTGGCACAACTCGACCCGCATGCACGTCTGGACGCACCTGCCACCGGAGTACAAGGGCACGACGGGTTACGGCCTCTACGCCGACGGCATGAAGCAACTGGACGATGATGTCGGTGAGCTGCTGGCCAAGCTCGACGAGTTGGGCATCGCCGACAACACCATCGTCGTGTTCAGTACCGACAATGGCGCGGAGAAATTCACCTGGCCGGACGGTGGCACAACGCCGTTCCGCGGCGAGAAAGGCACCACCTGGGAAGGCGGTTTCCGCGTCCCGCAGATGGTTCGCTGGCCCGGTACGGTTGAGCCCGGCACGGTCATCAACGATATTTTCTCTCACGAGGACTGGATGCCGACGCTGCTCGCAGCGGCTGGCGAACCAGACGTGAAAGAGAAGCTGCTCAAAGGCCACCGCGCAGCGGGCAAGACCTTCAAGGCACACCTGGACGGCTATGACCAGACTGCCTTGTTGAGCGGTGAGGGCGAAGGCGCGCGCAAGGAGATTTTCTACTTCGACGCGGCCGGTAACCTGAACGCACTGCGCTACAACGACTGGAAGCTGCACTGGACGTATATGGAGGGCGCGATCAACACCGCGTTCCGCAAGACGCCCAGCTGGCCCCTGATCATTAACCTGCGAATGGACCCCTACGAGGTCAGCCCGGATTCGGCGCTATACGTACGGCATTTTTACGCTGACCAGATGTGGACCTTCGTGCCGGCGCAGGCCCTCGTTTCCGAGTTCCTGGCGACGTTCGAGGAGTTCCCGCCGACCACGGGTGGGTCGCTGAGTATCGATAAGGTACTGCAGAGTTTGCAGTCCACGCCGAACCAGTAA